In [Phormidium] sp. ETS-05, the genomic window AACAGCAACTGGAGACCAACAACCAAGTATTGCCACCGGAAACCTACATCCTGGCGATCGGCGATCGAACCGACCCAGATATCTACATTCCCTGGAATGAAACCCCAATCTCCACAGAAGGCGAAGAAGGGAGATGGGGAGACGGGGAGACTGGGAGTCGAGAAGACACCCCCCCATCCTCCCCGGTTCTGCCAGGGAGATTGCCAACCAATCAAGTCAAAAAAATCGATCGCACTCTCAACCTCACCGTCACCCCCCTAACCAACCCCGAAGGTGGCGTCCGAGGCGGTTTAGTCGTCTTAGAAGACATCAGCCGCGAAAAACGGATGCGCGCCACCATGTATCGTTATATGACCCCCGGTGTCGCCGAGCGGGTGATGGAACTTGGGGAAGATTCCCTGATGGTGGGAGAGCGCAAAGAAGTCACCATCCTATTTTCCGACATTCGCGGCTACACCACCATCACCGAAAACCGCAGCGCTTCCGAGGTAGTGGCGCTGCTCAATGGCTATTTTGAAACTATGGTGGAAGCAGTGTTTAACTGTGAAGGCACCTTGGATAAATTCATCGGCGATGCTTTGATGGCGGTTTTCGGCGCCCCCCTCCCTCTGAAAGACCACGCCTGGAAAGCCGTTAAGTCGGCCCTGGATATGCGCTATCGTCTGGAAGAATTTAACCGCCGTTCCATTATTGACAATCAGCCGGAAATTCGCATTGGCATTGGCATTTCTTCGGGAGAAGTGGTTTCCGGTAATATTGGCTCCCAAAAGCGGATGGACTACACAGTGATTGGCGATGGTGTAAACCTCAGCTCCCGTTTGGAGAGTATCACCAAAGAGTATAAGTGTGATATTATTCTCAGCGAATACACTTATAACTTGTGCCCCGATCGGATTTTGGTGCGCGAGTTAGACCGGGTGAGAGTCAAAGGCAAAAACGAAGCCGTCAGCATCTATGAACTCATCGGCGATATCACCGATCCCATCCCGAGCGACGTGGCCAAGTTTTTAGAAATCTATGCTAAAGGTCGCGCCGCTTACGTCGCCAGAAAATTCCAGCGGGCTATTAGTATTTTTCAACAGGCTAAAGAAATTCGTGAGGACGATCGGGCTGTAGAAATTCACATCAAACGCGCCCGCAACTATCTACAATTTCCACCCCCAGACTCTTGGGATGGTGCCTATACAATGGATAGCAAATAATTACTACATAATCGATTTTACCCACAAAGTTTATTTCATATAATTGATAGATTCTGATGCTAAGCCGTAGGGTGGGCAGTGCCTGACGTTACCTGTGATCACCAGTAGGGGCGAATGGCCATTCGCCCCTACAGAATTCGCCCCTACAGAAATACTACTTATAGTCATTTCAAATAACGATGAGACAAGCCAAAGAGTTGCCCTCTATCCCCCAACCCCTTTCTCCCAACCCAACGACAAAACTCAGGGGGAGAAAGGGGAGTAGGTTCTCCCCTCTCCCTTTTTGGGAGAGGGGCTAGGGGTGAGGGCTGGATTCGGGGTTTAACCAAAAAAACATTCTCATTCTTAATTGAAATGACTATATTTGCCGCCAATATATCTGGTTAATCACTACATCAAAAGGGTATAACTCTAACTACCTCTGTAGAATCTGTGCCTGCAGTGGTTAAGGTCACTATCATGCTTGGACCCGATCGGGTGGGGGGGCAGGAGAGAGGGGCACTCGCAGAAATCGGAGCAAAACACCCAATCTTGGGTAGAATAAGTCTGCCCAAGGCAGACAAACCGGCTGGGTTTGGCAGCCAGAGGACGGTGCAACCAGAGCAATTGATGGAGTTTTTATGTCGGAAGCGGAGAAGCTGTACGAAGGAAAAGCCAAAATTATCTATCCCACCGCCGAACCAGAGGTGTTGTTGACGTACTTTAAAGACGACGCCACGGCGTTTAACGCCCAGAAGCGGGGAACGATCGCTGGTAAAGGCGCCATCAACTGTACTATCAGCAGCAAAATCTTTCAGCGTCTAGAGAGAGAAGGTATCCCCACCCACTTTATCGACCAACCGGAACCAAACCAAATGCGGGTGCGGCGGGTGACGATCGTCCCGGTGGAAGTAGTAGTCAGGAACATCGCTGCCGGGAGCCTGTGCAAGCAAACCGGATTACCTCCCGGCAAAGAGCTGAAACCTCCTCTAGTAGAATTCTTCTATAAAAACGACGCTTTGGGAGACCCCCTCCTCACGATCGAGCGACTGTTGGTTATGGAACTGGCCACAAAAGAGCAAGTAGAGCAATTGCGGGATATGGCATTGCGGATTAATGAACTCCTCAAAGGAATTTTCCACGAGTGCGGAATTACCCTAGTGGACTTCAAACTGGAGTTCGGTATCGACAGTGACGGGAAACTTTTACTGGCGGATGAAATCAGTCCAGACACTTGCCGCCTCTGGGACGAAGCCGAAGCCGATCCGCAAAAGCGGGTAATGGATAAAGACCGGTTCCGCCTTGATTTGGGTCAAGTAGAGGCGGCTTATGAACGGGTGCTGGAGCGAATTTTGGGTGGCAACATTGTGACGTAGGCTTTTTTCTGGCGAGGACAAGCCAACTACCAAGTGGCGCTTTCTTTCCAGCCTGCGATTCCAGTAGCGCCGAAGGCGCGCAAAACAAAGACTTTTAGGGCGTAAAAGTGGCAAAAACGAAAATCACCGCTAATCTGCCGTCGCGCCGGAGGCGCGCTACGGAAATCCTTGGGGCAGTTATGGCTGCCTCAACCATCCTGACTGTTACCGACCCCAGCCTGGGAGAAACGATACTTAGTGGTTCCAACGAACTAACCAATCCTCCCACCAACAGCCCCAGTTTGGCGACTCACACCCCTGACCCCGATCGGGAGACTGCGATCGCTACCAGCGACAACCCAGGGGCGGATGCGGAGGTTTCAAACCTGCCTGCAGTGGCAAGCAATATTGATTCCACCCTAGACACACCTCCCCAAACTGCTTTTGACAGCGGGACAATGGAGATACCAGAAGTATTTCCACCCAGTCCCTTGGTCTCCGTTGCCCCCCCTCTCCCCCTCTCCCCGTCTCTTGCCCCGATCGAACTCGAACCATCCCCTCCTCTCCCCATCCCTTTGGCGGAAATGAACTTAACAGATTCCCCAGGGGGGACATTAGGAGTCTTATCTCAGAACCAAACCACGCCACCGCCAGTTATCCCGCCCCAACCGACTCAGACAACACCGCCGCCCGTTGTCCCACCCCAACCAACTCCCACAGAACCGAGAAATGAGCCGGTGCCCTCTCCCGGCAACCAAACACCCCCGCCAGTGACTCCTGGTGGCAGACAAACTCAACCAACGCCGCCAGCAGGTCAGCAACGCCAGGAACCCGATGTGTTAGTGGCAGAGGTGGCAGTAAGCGGGGTAGAAGGGCAGCTCAAAGATGAGGTTTATCGGGCGATTTCCCTGCGAGCCGGAAGGACAACCACTCGCTCCGAGCTGCAACAAGACATTAACGCCATCTTCGCTACGGGTTATTTTGCCAAAGTGCGGGCGGAACCAGAGGATACTCCCTTGGGGGTGCGGGTGACTTTTGTGGTGGAGGCTAACCCAGAACTGTCCCGGGTGGAAGTTAAAGGTAATCAGGTATTACCCCAGAATGTGGTGGATGAAATTTTCTCTCCTCAGTATGGGGAGATTCTCAATTTGCGCCAATTGCAGGTGGGAATTAGAAAGCTGAATCAGTGGTATCAGGATAATGGTTATATCCTGGCGCAAGTGATTGATGTACCGCAAGTGAACCCGGATGGCTCCGTGACTCTGGAAGTGGCAGAAGGCACGGTGGAAAATGTCAAAGTTCAGTTTTTGAATAAGGACGGGGAGCCGACGGATGCTGATGGCAACCCGGTCACAGGTCGCACTAAGGAATACATCATTACCCGCGAGTTGGAACTGACATCGGGGGGAGTGTTCAACCGCACAGCCGTGGAGCGTGATTTGCAGCGGGTGTTTGGTTTGGGGATTTTTGAGGACGTGCGTTTGTCCTTGAATCCTGGTTCTGACCCCCGCCAGGTTGAGGTGGTGGTGAATGTGATTGAGAAGAACACCGGCTCGGTGGCTGCGGGTGCAGGGGTCAGCTCTGCTAGCGGTTTGTTCGGGACGGTGAGCTATCAGGAGCAAAACCTGTTTGGCCGCAATCAGAAGTTAGGGGGGGAGCTACAGGTAGGGGAACGGGAGATTTTGTATGATTTGCGATTTACCGACCCCTGGATTAAGAATGACCCTTACCGCACTTCTTACACGGTGAATGGGTTTAGGCGGCGATCGATTTCCCTGATTTTTGACGGCGGCGATGAGGAGGTGGAATTGCCCAACGGCGATCGGCCTCGCATCCTCCGCTTTGGCGGCGGCGTCAACTTTTCCCGCCCCATTAACCCCAACTTGCGCACTTCCCTGGGTGTGGAGTATCAGCGGGTGGCGATTCGCGATGCTGACGGCGACCTCTCCCCCCAAGACGAACTGGGCAACACTCTCAGCTTTAGCGAAGACGGTAAAGATGACCTGCTGATGTTCCAGTTCGCCACTCTATACGATCGGCGTGACAGCGTGCAGCGTCCCACCAAAGGCACTGTATTGCGTCTCAGTACCGAGCAATCAGTACCGATCGGTAGTAGCAGTATCTTTATGAACCGTCTCCGGGGCAGTTTGAGCTACTACCTCCCCGTCAGCCTCGTGCGCTACTCCAGCGAACCCCAATCCCTAGCATTCAACTTCCAAGCAGGCACCGTCATCGGCGACTTGCCCCCCTACGAAGCCTTTTCCCTGGGGGGTAGCAGCACCGTGCGGGGCTACGATGAAGGGGAACTGGGCACCGGACGCAGCTATGTCCAAGCTACCGCCGAGTACCGCTTTCCGGTATTCTCCGTAGTCAGCGGCGCCTTATTTTTTGACGCCGCCAGCGACTTGGGCACCGGCTCGGAAGTACCAGGAGACCCCGCAGGGGTGCGCGGCAAGCCCGGTAGCGGTTTCGGCTACGGTTTGGGGGTGCGCATCCAATCTCCCCTCGGCCCGATTCGGGTAGATTACGGTATCAGCGATGAGGGCGAAGGGCGTTTCCACTTCGGTCTTGGCGAGAGGTTTTAAGGTTTTGTCCTTTGTCACTTGTCCTTTGTCACTTGTCCTTTGTCACTTGTCACCAAAGGAAAATTGACAATTGCAATTATCAATTATCAATTATCAATTATCAATTATCAAAGGACAAAGGACAAAGGACAAATGACCAATGACCAATGACCAATGATATGAAACAAACAACTCTGGCACAGGACATCGAAGTTAAAGGCATCGGGCTGCATTCGGGTATAGAAGCAATGGTCAAATTACTGCCCGCCGCTACTGGTGGGCGGTATTTTCTGCGCACAGATACCCCCAACCCGGTGGAGATTCCCGCTGTGGTGTCATCGGTTCGCCAAACTACCCTCTCCACAGAACTGGCGGTGGGTGATGTGGGGGTAAGGACTACAGAACATCTGCTCGCGGCTCTGGTGGGATTGGGGGTAGATAATGTCAGAATTGAAATTTCTGGCCCAGAATTGCCCCTGCTGGATGGTTCGGCAAAGCAGTGGGTAGAGGCGATTTCTGCTGCGGGGGTGGTAGCCACGGATGATGATGCGGCTTTACCCCCAACCCTGACGGAACCCGTGTGGGTGCAACAGGGAGATGCGTTTGTGGCGGCTCTCCCCTCCCCTACTCGCCGCTGGACTTATGGGATTGATTTTCCGATGCGGGCGATCGGCAATCAGTGGCACAGTTGGGCTGATGATACCGCCAGCTTCACCACCGACATCGCTCCCGCTCGCACTTTTGGTTTTGCCGAACAAATCGAGCAGTTGCGGGCCGCCGGTTTAATCAAAGGCGGTAGTTTAGATAATGCCCTGGTTTGCAGTGAGGAAGGTTGGCTCAATCCTCCTCTCCGATTCCCAAATGAGCCAGCTCGTCATAAACTTTTAGACTTAGTAGGGGATATCAGCTTGCTCGGCACTATCCCCGTGGCGCACTTCCTCGCCTACAAAGCCAGCCACAATTTGCACGTGCAACTGGCTCGGCTCTTGGTGACGGAGTGAGAGCGATCGGAGTTAGGCTTCAACCCAAAAAGGTGACGGAGTTCTTACGCTTCGCTCAACCCACCGACAAACTTGGTAGGGGCACGGCATCTTTAATATATCGGTGAAACGAGAAATCTTGATGATGCTGTGCTACTACAGTCAAATGACTAAGGACCATTGACCAAGGACAAATACTGCATTTACTCAATCATCATGTCAACTTCCGCAACTGACGGCAATTCTGCAACTACCACGGCAACCCAGTCCCCAGAGGCAACCACGGCGGGGGCAACTCCGGCAACGGTGATGGGTATTGAGGCAATTCACGAACTGCTCCCCCACCGCTATCCTTTTGCTTTGGTGGACCGGATTATTGAATATGTACCGGGAGATCGAGCCGTAGGCTTAAAAAATGTCACTTTTAACGAGCCCCATTTTCAAGGTCATTTCCCCGGACGCCCCGTAATGCCGGGAGTGCTAATTGTGGAAGCAATGGCCCAAGTGGGGGGAATTATTCTCTCCCAGTTGCCAGATATCCCCAGGGGTTTATGGATGTTTGCTGGTATCGATGGGGTGAGGTTTCGTCGCCCGGTGGTGCCAGGGGACCAATTGGTGATGACGGCGAAGCTCCTGTCAGTGAAGCGGAAGCGGTTCGCCAAAATCGAAGCTACTGCTACTGTGGGCGGCGAGCTGGCAGCGGAAGGCTCCTTAATGTTTGCTTTTGTAGATTAATTAATTGGTCATTGGTCATTTGTCGCTGGTCATTTGTCGGCCAGAAACCGGGTTTCTCGCGAATAGTCATCGTTTAGGGACGAGACATATTGTTTTAGAAACCCGGTTTCTTCAGGACACAAAGGACAAAGGACAAAGGACAAGTGACAAGTGACAAGGGACTAATGACAAATATAATTTATGATTCATCCTACTGCAATTATTGAACCGGGTGCTAAGCTACACCCATCGGTAGAAGTTGGTCCTTATGCGATAATTGGGCCAAAAGTGACAATCGGCCCAGAAACTACTATTGGTGCCCATGCGGTGATTGATGGCACTACGGAAATTGGGGCGCGCAATCGCATTTTTCCGGGGGTGGCTATTGGTCTGGAACCGCAAGATTTGAAGTATGATGGGGCGGAAAGCTTTACGAAAATTGGGGATGGCAATACCCTGCGGGAATATGTGACGGTGAACCGAGCCACTGGGGCGGGCGAGTTTACGGTTATCGGCGATAATAATTTACTGATGGCTTATGTCCATGTGGCCCATAATTGCTCGATCGGCCACCAAGTCGTAATCGCGAATAATGTCTCCCTCGCCGGTCATGTGCATATCGATTCTCGCGCTGTCATCGGTGGCGTTTTAGGCATTCACCAGTTTGTCCATATCGGTAAACTCTCGATGGTGGGAGGGATGAGCCGCATCGAGCGGGACGTACCTCCTTTTATGCTAGTGGAAGGCAATCCCTGTCGGGTGCGAGTCCTCAACCAAGTGGGTCTCAAGCGTGCTGGTTTGAGTGAAGATGACCGCAGTTTGTTAAAACAAGCGTTTAAAATTCTTTACCGTTCCGGTCTGACTTTAAATCAGGCTCTTGACAAACTGGATTTGCTCGCCGATAATGATTATATTCAACATTTATCTGGTTTCCTCCGCGCCTCTTTGGGCAATTCCCGACGCGGCCCCATTCCCGGCATTTCTTAGGTCCTTGGTCATTTGTCCCTGGTCATTTGTCATTTGTCCCTGGTCATTTGTCCCTGGTCATTTGTCCCTGGTCATTTGTCACCAACGGACAATTGAAAATTGACAATTATCAATTATCAAAGGACAATTGACAAATGACAAAGGACAAAGGACAAAGGTCATTGGTCATTTGTCCCTGGTCATTTGTCCCTGGTCATTTGTCACCAAAGGACAATTGACAATTGTCAATTATCAATTATCAATTATCAAAGGACAAAGGACAAAGGACAAAGGACAAACAACAAATGACCAAGGACAAAATCAGGATTTTTATCAGCACCGGTGAGGTGTCTGGTGATATGCAGGGGGCATTGTTGATTAATGCCCTCTACCGGCAAGCAGCGGCGCAGAATTTAGATTTGGAAATAGCCGCTTTGGGTGGGGAAAAAATGGCCGCTGCTGGGGCGTATTTGGTGGGCAATACGGTGGGGATTGGGTCGGTGGGTTTGGTGGAGTCTTTGCCTTATGTGGTGCCAACTTTGCAAGTGCAGGCAAAGGCGAAAAAATATTTGTGGTCAAATCCGCCGGATGTGTTGGTGGCGATTGATTATATGGGGCCAAATTTGGGGATTTGCGGTTATATGCGCCGCTATTTGCCCCTAGTGCCGATCGTCTATTACATCGCCCCCCAAGAGTGGGTTTGGTCGTTGGGGGGTGGCAACACAACGAAAATTGTGGCCAACTGCGATCGGCTCTTAGCCATTTTCCCCCAAGAAGCCCGCTACTACCAGGAAAAAGGCGCTAATGTCCAGTTTGTCGGTCATCCTTTAATCGAGGAAATGGCGACAGTCCCCAACCGCCACCAAGCAAGGCAAATTCTTGGTATTCCCCCAGAACAGCTCGCCGTAGTTTTGCTCCCCGCCTCCCGACAGCAGGAGGTAAAATACTTGTTACCGGTGATGGTAGCAGCCGCAAAGCGATTGCAAGCCATATTACCTCAAATTCATTTTTGGATACCAGTTTCTCTGGAAAAATATCGCCAACCCATTGCCCAAGCAATTCACCAAGCCGGTTTACGTGCTACTCTATTGTCAGCTTCTGAAGCACGCACGGCCATATCAGCCGCCGATTTAGCCATTGGCAAATCTGGCACAGTTAACCTAGAAATTGCCCTTCTCAATGTCCCCCAAGTAGTCATCTATCGCGTCAGTCATATAACTGCATGGATTGCCCAACATATCCTAAAATTTTCTATTCCTTTCATGTCTCCGCCGAACTTGGTTTTGGAGAAAGCCGCAGTCCCGGAATTACTCCAGAATGCGGCTACGGCGGATAATATTTGCCAAGAATCTCTGGATTTATTGCAAAATCATCACCGTCGTCAACAAATTTGGGCAGATTACCAGGAAATGCGGCAGCATTTAGGGGAAATTTTGGCTTCAGTGGAGTTTTCTAGAGCTTCTCCGGCGCAACTTGCCGCTAGGGCGATTTTATCGTCTGTGGGTGTCATACCATTTTCAATAAATTGTGCAACAGATAGTAAAGGTCGGATCTGATCGTCCCGCTCTCGAACTCGATCCCCCAACCCCCTTGAAAAGGGGGGCCTTAGAGATTCCCCCCCTTTTTTTAAGGGGGGGCTGGGGGGATCTGAACTGTTTCGGCATTAAATGCAAATGGTATCACCTGAAATGTAGGGGCACGGCATCAAAAGCTCTCGGTTTAATGAGAAATCCTGACGACGCCGTGCCCCTACCAATGATAATGCGATCGCACTTGCTATCAATGCGCAGCATTAAAGGCGGCAAATTGCTCTTCGGATATCCGATCGCACTTATACAAAGTCGTGGCAATTTCTGAAATCGTCAGCACCGCATGCGCCCGATACCCATTCTCCTTTAACCGGTCTTTCACACCTTTTTCATGGTCGATAAACACCACAATATCTTCTACGTACAAACCAGCAGATTGCAGTTTTCCCGCCCCTTCCATCGCGCTTTTACCGCTAATCAAAATATCATCTACCACCACTACTTTTTCCCCAGCCAAGAAATGTCCCTCCACCACCCGGCGGGTGCCGTGAGCTTTTACCTCCTTGCGCGGGAAAATCATCGGGTAATTTAACCGCAAGGATAGCCCCGTAGCTGTGGGCAAAGAACCGTAAGGAATCCCGGCAATGCGGTCAAATTGTAAATCTTTTAAAATTTCGGCATAAGCCCCAATCATTTTATCAAAAATTTGCGGATTAGAAATAATCGTCCGCAAATCGATATAATAAGGAAATACCGTTCCCGACGCCTGCACGTACTCGCCAAACATAATGCAGCCCAAATCATAAAGCTGCAAAATTAAATCCTGGTGGGGCTGCTTTTCTCCCACTGCCACATCTGGCAACCACAGGGGACAAGCCTCGTTTTCTCGCACCAAACTGTTTTTGGCTTGATTCACAGCTTCGCGCAGTAGTTTGATTTCCTGCCGAGGCTGTTGGTGAGTCCAGATATCTTGGGGTATCGGGATAATTAAACCCTCGCCGCCCTCATTCAACCCCGCTGCCAGAATTTTCTCTAAATCGCTGCCTTCTCGCCAAATACTCCGCGCCAAAATTATTCTTTCTGGGGCGACTTGGCGCACTCGCGTCAGGGTTTCTGGACTGTCAACTCCTACCTCTAACCCCACTTGTTCGCTAGTCCCCCAAGTTTGAATCTCTTTTACCAGTTCTAGATACAAGGGAGATTCTAAATTGGGATATTTTTGCACTCGCACAGCGGTAGGATTAGAGGTATGGCACAAGACAAAAATGCCTTTATCTGGGTATAATAAAAATGGTGCTGCTAAATCTTGGCCAGCGTAGGGACTGAGGGTGACTGCATCCACTCCCCACCGTTCAAATGCGGTTTCCGCAAAAGCGCTACTGCTGTTTAGGTCGCCGTGGGTGGCATCCAGGATGATGGGGATGTCTTTGGGAATTGCTGTTAAAATCTCCTCTAGCAGTTCCAAACCAGGGGCACCTAAAGCGGTATAAAGACCTAGGGTGGGTTTGTAGGCGCAGACTAAATCGGCGGTTTGCTCTAGGCAAAATAGCAGACCCTGCCGCAACTGGTCAATCAGGCTGCCTAAACCGGGGTCTGGTTCAAGGCCATTTGGCGTGGTCATACTCTCTAAGTTGGGGTCTAATCCCACAAATAGCAGGCTTTGATGGTGGCCGATCGCCCCGCTCAACTTGTCAAAAAAATTCATAACCCAGATTTTAATTTATGATTCGCAACCAATTTATTCAGTGTAAAGCATAATTTTTACATTTTTCTAGAAAATTTTACGATTTATCCCTTGTCCTTTGTCCTTTGGAGGAGAAACCGGGTTTCTGGGGACAAAGGACAAGTGACAAGGGACAAAGGACAAAGGACAAATGATATCCCCCCTACCCCCCTTTGAAAGGGGGGGATTTTGGACAAATGACCAATGACAAAGGACAAGGGACAAATAACCAATGACCAATGACCAAAAGATAGGACGCTATCTCACCCTAACCGAATTCTGCACCTGCAGTAATACCTATCGCCGCTATAGCGATAAAATTAATCCGTTTCCCCAAAACCCCCTGGAAACCCTAGGGGCACTGGAAAACCTCAGCCGGTTTATCATCGACCCGATTATCGACCATTTTGGCCGGGATAACTTTCACCTTACCTATGGCTTTTGTTCCCCAGATTTAAAAAAATACCTGGCCAAAAAAGACCCCATCACTGGGGAAAAGAATGGGCGGGTTGCCCCCAACCTTGACCAGCACATGGCCGCCGAAATTAATGCCAAAAATCAATATTATTGCTCCCGTCCCGGTGCAGCCTGCGATTTTGCTATCATCAACATTCCTAGCTCTCTAGTGATTGATTGGATTCTTAGCCAAAAATTACCGTTTGATTCGCTGTACTTCTACGGCGATAACCGCCCGATTCACATCAGTTATGGCTCCCAGCATAAACGGGATATTTGGACATTCACCGAGACGGGCGTCCCGACCAAAAAAGGTATCGCCCATTGGCGAGAACTGGCGAAAGAAATTCCCCCCGGTTCGTAGTTGGGCTTTAGCCCTCCTTCAAGTTCGTAGTTGGGCTTTAGCCCTCTTTTGAGTTCGTAGTTGGGCTTTAGCCCTCTTTTGAGTTCGTAGTTGGGCTTTAGCCCTCTTTTGAGTTAGTATTTGGGTTTACCCTCTTTTGAGTTCGTAGTTGGGCTTTAGCCCATACATCCTCATCCTCTAAACCTCGCCTTACGAGCAGCTTTCACTAATTTAATCCGATCGGGGTCAGCACCTTTGCGCCAAGAAACCCGGTGATGGCGGATTTCGGCACAATTGGCGTCTAAAATTTTCCCGAAATCCTTGCGCGTGATAATCCCTTGTTGGTCATCTAGTATCCCCCAGGCTTTTTCTTGGCGGGTGAGTTTGGCGAATTTTTCATAGTGGGGATATTCGGTGGTAACTAAACGCTCTTTGCTATGCAAAATTGGCGGATTATCCAGGGAGTCATAGTCGTAGTAAGTGACGCGCAAATCCCGCAAGTCGATTTTCATCCCCGAATATAGAACGGGGTGGGCGTTGATGTCGAAGTTGGGATAATATAGATAGGAGATTTTGTGGCTTTTGGTGTGAAATTTAATGACTGTGGCTTCATCCAGGCGCCCAACAGTGCGGCTGACGATGCCTTCATAGATTCTCAGCAGGGGGGCAAGGGAATTTAACGCCGAAACATGAATGTAGAAGCCTTTGCCCATCATTAACCCAACCGGACTTTCCCGGCAACAGTTGACAATTTCGTTTAAATCTGTTAAAACGAATATGAGTGATTCGGCAATTTCGCAGGCTTTCTTATAAGAAGGAAACAGAAATTTAATATCGTTGCGCACTTCTGGGCTGTAGTAGGATAAGGAATGACGGCGCCCAAAGTTAGATACAGCAATATAGGTGATGAGGTCGCGGCGACGTTTCTGGCGAATTGCTTCCCATTCTTCGGGATGGGTAATTTTGGTGATGACTTGGAAGGCGCGGCGATAGGTTGCAAATTCGCTGAGGATGGCTTTTTCTTCTGGGAGTTCCCCGGGAGCGGGGAGGCGTCCCCGATCGCACGCAAATTCCATCAGTGATTGCAGCAACTCCCGATAATCCTCAAAACTCTTGAAAACCCTCGGTATCGGCGTTTTGGTTCTAAACTTAGCCGCTTGCACTATCTGCGCCAGTCGCTGGTCACGGAATACAAAATAAATCCCCAACGCCGCCGGGATGGCTTCCACATTCAGCACTCCCTCAATGTAATTTTTTAGCTCTTCCTGAGAGTAGTATTTCTGAAAGGTATTGCGTCGGGTAATCACCCCATCGCCATAAGCCACGAATCCATTAATTTTATCATCAATCAGCACCATTGCCGCGACAATTAGCACTTTTTTCGTCAACTGCCATGCTCCTAGTAGTGCCTCCCGCCGTTCTTCTAAATCTTCTATCACATTAATCACATAACCGAGGTTGACCACATCGGCTTCTACTAGGCTCTCATCCCGGTGGTAATAAGGGTCCCATCCGGCACTTTCATAACCACGCGATCGGAGTCGCTCCACATCGCCACCGAAACCGCAACCATAATCAAAAAATGTGTGATTTTCCCCAAACAAACCCGCCTCTAACGCCAACCGCACGGGGCGCGATATTTCCCGCCTTAAAATTGCGGCTTTGTGGCGTTCTATTTGCGGGACATTCTGCTGCTGCTGGTCAACTAATGCT contains:
- a CDS encoding bifunctional orotidine-5'-phosphate decarboxylase/orotate phosphoribosyltransferase, which encodes MNFFDKLSGAIGHHQSLLFVGLDPNLESMTTPNGLEPDPGLGSLIDQLRQGLLFCLEQTADLVCAYKPTLGLYTALGAPGLELLEEILTAIPKDIPIILDATHGDLNSSSAFAETAFERWGVDAVTLSPYAGQDLAAPFLLYPDKGIFVLCHTSNPTAVRVQKYPNLESPLYLELVKEIQTWGTSEQVGLEVGVDSPETLTRVRQVAPERIILARSIWREGSDLEKILAAGLNEGGEGLIIPIPQDIWTHQQPRQEIKLLREAVNQAKNSLVRENEACPLWLPDVAVGEKQPHQDLILQLYDLGCIMFGEYVQASGTVFPYYIDLRTIISNPQIFDKMIGAYAEILKDLQFDRIAGIPYGSLPTATGLSLRLNYPMIFPRKEVKAHGTRRVVEGHFLAGEKVVVVDDILISGKSAMEGAGKLQSAGLYVEDIVVFIDHEKGVKDRLKENGYRAHAVLTISEIATTLYKCDRISEEQFAAFNAAH
- a CDS encoding DNA phosphorothioation-associated putative methyltransferase, with the protein product MQNYREPLAGISPHQSPLPLRLALEAGIFSAEQGFLDFDRDELQAADVVYWGYGLNRLSPPERDAALLKAWELTGQVLIVAAEISIPSRLGGEIGFNGEEVVPLHPDDQYYQHGELKSYLEETLGTVATPAGLGVYFLWRPGQMPQLWNLRVQEEESEEKQRSDWLVYLASEGVEKVRDAVTNSPEINDKIIALFGSWEEAQTAAAQLLDRVNQPGDVPSYCLESAVGKKLPGALYVHISALGELHPVLRCYEAIARRHIGQIEGATLVKFSIDKPKISYLFYPDFDTEAHPILRGSLQIDFPEMRISYIDYDGIDNPPVLHRKDAFVTPAYPLYELFVNLTQQEEKLGLLKKGRDIGTRHGWERCLANSGVEIEGHEVRVNAALVDQQQQNVPQIERHKAAILRREISRPVRLALEAGLFGENHTFFDYGCGFGGDVERLRSRGYESAGWDPYYHRDESLVEADVVNLGYVINVIEDLEERREALLGAWQLTKKVLIVAAMVLIDDKINGFVAYGDGVITRRNTFQKYYSQEELKNYIEGVLNVEAIPAALGIYFVFRDQRLAQIVQAAKFRTKTPIPRVFKSFEDYRELLQSLMEFACDRGRLPAPGELPEEKAILSEFATYRRAFQVITKITHPEEWEAIRQKRRRDLITYIAVSNFGRRHSLSYYSPEVRNDIKFLFPSYKKACEIAESLIFVLTDLNEIVNCCRESPVGLMMGKGFYIHVSALNSLAPLLRIYEGIVSRTVGRLDEATVIKFHTKSHKISYLYYPNFDINAHPVLYSGMKIDLRDLRVTYYDYDSLDNPPILHSKERLVTTEYPHYEKFAKLTRQEKAWGILDDQQGIITRKDFGKILDANCAEIRHHRVSWRKGADPDRIKLVKAARKARFRG